AATTTCAACATCTGGGCAGACAGCACGTTGCATATTTTCTCTTGTTGGAACAACCATTTCAAAGCTGTTACATGGATTCTTGTAGATAGCAAATCCCAGTCCTTTTCAGAAAGCAGGTGGAACACAATCTTTTCAGCCTCTGGACTATAGGGGATTTGGTAGCTCACCTTAGCTAGACCCCTGTAGAGTGCATATAGATTTATAAGAATTCCCAAAACAGAAGCTCCATGCGTGTTTTCGCTACTGTTAAGTAGAATGTACTGCTCCAGTGAAGCTAACACAAGCTTATCATCTGCAAGCCTGGCAAAGGGTTGAAATGATCAACTGAGGACTAATCACATAAGCAGGGAAAATGTAGAAAGAAACAATTTACCTATCGTCATACAGTGAGCTGATGTACAGTAACAGCAGAACTGCCAGTTGCCGAGAAGACAATTCAAGATTTTGGGAGCTTTTATGGCCCAGAAGTAAAAGCAAATCTACAGGGTCAGATGGAAGATATGGAGCAGCATCCCTAATGCTTCGCCCAGTATCATCCCCAAGGATGATATCGGTCATCACACTAAAAATAAGATAAACCTTCATTTTCATCTTTTCTGAAGGCAAAAAACCTAAACATCCATATGCAAAACTGAACCAGGATGACGTGAACAGAACATTTGCAAATATTTTGGTTTCAATATCTGACTCTTGTAGCAATATGGAATAGAAGttttcaagaattgcaactgCAATATCCTCATCTTCTATCTCATGGAGGGATCTCATAAACCAAGGTAATATATGTGTTTTACATACATCTATAATGCTTCTTCTAAGTTCTGTGTTGATAGAGCTTGTGGGCGTCGTCCCGCAACTATATGCATATGCCTCTTTCAGTAGGTGAAGAGAGTTACAAAACTGACCTGGGTATTTGCGATAATTAATTAAACAAGTTAAGATGCAATTTCTTGATGCCTCCTGAATTGACAGTAAGAAACTTGAAATCTCATAGGAAGATGAACATTTCATAAGTGCAACAAGTATTGAACAGGCCACAGTGAATGTCTCTGGAAGCATGCCTATTTCTCCATCAAGATTTTTCTTGAGCATCTCCGTCAAAGAAAGGCTTATTTCTTCCACATGAGACTTGGATACCACCCCAGGGCAGTTCTCAATAGAGTTCCAAATAAGCCTGAGTGTCTCGGTCTGTACAGGGTGAAAAGGAATTTCAGCAACATGATGCAGAACTGAAATCAGGGCCATGAATCCGATTCTAAGTCTCTGTCTAAATGCTTGCTCAGCAGTTGCTAAAAGATCAAGAAGCTGAATACAAGATTTAATTATTGGATCTTTGCATCCTGAAAATTTATAAATTACTTCATTAGTCATTACAGACAATACTAATTGCGTGTAATCTGACCTAAAATACTCAGAATGTTATCTGTCTCATTGCTGTTAGAGAACTTAGATGCAAAAAATATTGTTGAACCATATGGACAACAAACGTTGAGTCCAAcataatttgttaattagttttGTAGGAAAATGCTGTAATCGTCAGAGAATTGGTTGTTTTCCAGATAGTTTAGTAGTGAAGAAAAGGGTACATGAAAATAGAGCGTGATTGAAATACCCTCTTTTATCTTCATTTCTTCAAACGAAATAAATCTAGCTGCTCATGCACTGTCTATTGCTTATCTTCTTACCTGACAATCTCAGCACTTCAAATGCATAATCTGCAATGTTCTCTTCCACAAAAACTTGGATTTCATTTTCCAAGACATTTTTCCCCGTCAAATAGAGGTAAAGTAAATCTAGAGCTGCTATTTGAACTTGATTATCAGAAGAAAGCAGCGGGCCTTTGACTGCCTCTGCAAACAAGATAACTAGAGGCCCATCTGATATCTGCTCATTTGTTTCCATCAAGTGGTCAATATCATAAGAACTCCAGCTCGTTGCTTCAGTCATAGAAGCAGTTTGAAAGAATCCTCTCTGTATCATTACTGTTAAGAATGCTGCATAGACAAACAGTAACACTGGTTTGAAAAATGTGAGAAATGAGATTGTCCTACTGAAACCCTAACCCCAGCAGCTGCTGGCTGTTCTGTTGTGTTTCCTTCTCTTTTGGTGGTGCGGGGAGAAGGGGGTTTGGAAGCCTGAAGAGGAGATTATCAGAGTTCTGGTGAAGAGAGCATAGAACTTTGCTAGTCAAGTCAGCagcaaataaatttcagaaaatcTAAGTTCAAGAAGTAGAAAGAACGAACTGGCATACCTATACAATTCAAGCGAACAACATCACTTTGAGCTTTCATGAGAACTTCCAATGCTAAATGAAAGAGCTTCGAGAAATGGCCAAATAAACTGGGAGGATATTCACCATCTTGAGACACATTGAGAAGGAATAATTTGTATAGGACGAATAGGATTTCCCCTTGAATGTCTTCACTGTAGTCAAGAAGAAATTGAAAACTCAACATTCTGTTCAAGGCAAAAGGAGATGGCCACTGTCTTGGTTTCAAGAGTCACCTGGACAATTGAAGACCGCTGACGAGATTGAAAATGAGGGCATCCCTTTCTTCGAAACAAGCATAGGACTGGTCATTTTGACAATCCAAGAGAAGACCtaagcagtgaagctgtaaaaacAAGAATAATCTTCGATTACACATATAAGAGGAAAATATATTATTGCAAAATAGAAATTGCAAAAGTGCTTTACAAATGAAGGCTGATCGTTTGCCTCACAAAGGTCCAACATGTATAATTTGACAGATACCAGGGAAATAATTTTAATATTGGAACACTAAAAGGtataatttcttcttctttcttgttCATTCTAGCTTCTCAATGAGGAAATCAAATTACATCCAACAAGTATGTCTATAGAATGAGCAATTTACACATAGAGGTTGGCATCTGATAGGCACCGAATATACTGTGAATCTACTCCGAAAAAATTGCGAATATCAGGAGGAAAACAAGCTTTTGGTGCCATTAAACACAGCTCAAAGTTTAACAAGCTCAGAATCATCCCCGTGTTTTCCTCTTTATTTCATACCATCTCTTATATAGTTTCTTTCATGACAGACTTCATAGACGTGAACATCAAAATTCAACCTAAGAGTAATTACCTAACAGGTCTAGCTTTCTACAAGCTGCTCTGGCTAAAACCAATTCTCTCTGGAGTCATCCTGACTGTAACTTTTCAATTAAATCTGCAAACATAATACTGTATCTAAGCTTAAACTTCTGCTGTTAGCCGCAGTCACTGAAATTGACAGCAGTTCCAGAATCACCGTTCTAAAGCTAACCCTTCATTAAAGCTTTACTTGATCTTCATTGAAGTGAGATCTTATTGTAATACAGCCAAACGCGGTCTTAGTAGAAATCTTAATAAGTTGATCTACAAAGTCATTTTGAAGTAACCGAAAGCTTTACTAATCACAGTCCGTCACCACATAGAGATGCAAATGCTGAAGCACACTATGGAAAACCAAATATTGTACTGTATCGTGGTAATTATCCTTTCTACAACTTCATCCTAAACTACAAGTTCATTGAATCGAAAAATTTAAGAATTAGGATAGATGACATGTTACCGTGTATAACTGTCTCTGACTCCAAGCCAGAGAGCCACTAGAAAGACGATCCACGAGCCGAGTCACAAACTCTGCGTGCACATTGCAGTCCGGAGCTTCACACAACTGATGAATAATCAAATCCGTAGTTTGCTTGGCGATGGATTCATCATCGAAGGAAGATAGAACGCCGACGAGAGGAGAGATGAGGAAATGAGAGTGGAATGTGAAGAATGATTGGCGAAAACTCGGTTGCGAAAGAGCAATAGATAACTGGGAGAGAGCGTAGGAAACGTGAACAGTCGGCGATCTCGGATTAGAAATGAGATTGGACAAGCAGAGCAGGCAAATGGATCCGCCTTCATCCGTTGGAATAATCAAAGTTGAGCTATGGCCTTGGACGCATGTTAACGGTGGTTCTGGTGGTGGCGTCGGTGGTAAGTGGTGGAGGTGAGAGATGGAGAAGTACATAGTTTGTTGTTGTATTGTGTGCGTGAGGAAGAGACTGATGAATGCGAAAGTGTATGGGGATTTTGAATGCAAGGCGGGAGAAAAACAAAATTTGTGAAGCTTGCCTTCTTGCTCCGGAACAATCGCCAGAAGTCACTGTTAAAGTTTGTAAAAACTGAATTTACAAACGCAATTTTTGAAAAGGGAAATTTGCACTATTAATCCCTCAGATATCGACAGATTCTACTTTTAATCCCTGTAATATCTCATAAAGTATATATGACTTTCAATTTATTGAAATGTGTATTTTTTATCTCACTGCTTTTGAATTTTCAGAATTTTATGAGTTGTGTACTATTCGGCATTTGATTAATTATGTGTTATGTTAAACTTGTATTGTTACTTTATATTTGAGGGTAATATAGTTCTAAAAAGAGTGTAACTATaatatatgtcacacctcctttttacacaacATCCCGGAGAAGGGCATATGTATagagtttttccaatcaaaggacaaccgaaacgggattctttattaatttcagagtcaccacttgggaattttatggcgttCCAAGCGgtttttaatcccgaatcgaggaaaatatgactccgtttaacattctgcgaaccagaaattcgagtaaggaattctattaatccgggagaaggtgttaggcactcccgaattccgtggttctagcacggtcgcttaacaatttatacttggcctaattatcttgatttactatatatatttttttgaacttATTGCATAGTTTTAAACTTTGATTACGCTTTTAGTTAGACTGTTTTTTTAGAAttgtcttgaaacgaatcacgcgtacgtatattcatttttttatgtaaagaatcatgtcacgcgtacgtgtacacaaatgaaattaataatatatttttattttatatttaaaaaaaaaaagaatttggcCGAAGTTGTGCGTGCTTAA
This sequence is a window from Nicotiana sylvestris chromosome 3, ASM39365v2, whole genome shotgun sequence. Protein-coding genes within it:
- the LOC104231656 gene encoding protein PUTATIVE RECOMBINATION INITIATION DEFECT 1, which gives rise to MYFSISHLHHLPPTPPPEPPLTCVQGHSSTLIIPTDEGGSICLLCLSNLISNPRSPTVHVSYALSQLSIALSQPSFRQSFFTFHSHFLISPLVGVLSSFDDESIAKQTTDLIIHQLCEAPDCNVHAEFVTRLVDRLSSGSLAWSQRQLYTLHCLGLLLDCQNDQSYACFEERDALIFNLVSGLQLSSEDIQGEILFVLYKLFLLNVSQDGEYPPSLFGHFSKLFHLALEVLMKAQSDVVRLNCIAFLTVMIQRGFFQTASMTEATSWSSYDIDHLMETNEQISDGPLVILFAEAVKGPLLSSDNQVQIAALDLLYLYLTGKNVLENEIQVFVEENIADYAFEVLRLSGCKDPIIKSCIQLLDLLATAEQAFRQRLRIGFMALISVLHHVAEIPFHPVQTETLRLIWNSIENCPGVVSKSHVEEISLSLTEMLKKNLDGEIGMLPETFTVACSILVALMKCSSSYEISSFLLSIQEASRNCILTCLINYRKYPGQFCNSLHLLKEAYAYSCGTTPTSSINTELRRSIIDVCKTHILPWFMRSLHEIEDEDIAVAILENFYSILLQESDIETKIFANVLFTSSWFSFAYGCLGFLPSEKMKMKVYLIFSVMTDIILGDDTGRSIRDAAPYLPSDPVDLLLLLGHKSSQNLELSSRQLAVLLLLYISSLYDDRLADDKLVLASLEQYILLNSSENTHGASVLGILINLYALYRGLAKVSYQIPYSPEAEKIVFHLLSEKDWDLLSTRIHVTALKWLFQQEKICNVLSAQMLKFCRSKFSEVTQINIHGEANQKIDVYVVAELVASGDNFLAMLMVFLLGEVGEQYSEYDIVSLVNTIIHIIEISPSASDQFCMHGIAGAIKNLYCKFGHSSSPDTFMATSELVFCIFQAVHSESLSDDEPWVAIVVKIIDYLIPSVAADGWTPATLISLGILSMVLHHSANQVMVEASKTILLSTPLLSLVNTTIANACSKVPSLVDQDKGMRSGEVLVFVLSLLFFSLKSLHVILPGIMDCQYLLDPTSIPQPWPHISIHCHDLCKLLHFGSIPIKLLSSQYMLELFSRIEDERSRKPDTLKFRTHYLLSVMAVLEGQIFSSDITVAMNCSLCLSIIIRWQDAETEVSAIQRSNWSRFIVEELVMSLAAPSLASKVFMLHYKPTVHIAVALLRRMEIPQWMASIFDESCISAITRNITNCNLSAELVLLLRELLKHGFLNDEQIAALNKVFQECKKCIYTDKLQHYGAEEKTLNVAAASDYLEDFEMGFISTILGFFGFGMGIVIGLVIGAEVRQVQNKNFSSRAEVCQLQNKNFSFRAEVRQLQNKTFAGYKNKNFSSRTKTSTLELKFASYKTKTSAITNKNFTK